In Candidatus Didemnitutus sp., the genomic window AAACCGCGCGCGCCATCGCTGCTGCCGGACACGAGGTCGCGAACCACTCGCAAACCCACGCGCACGCGCGCGAGATCGACGATGCCGCGCTCGACCGCGAGGTCGCGGCGGCGCAGCAGCTCCTGACGCGCACGACTGGAATCGCGCCGCGCTGGTATTGGCCGCCTTTCCTGGAGATCGACGAGCGTGTCCGCGCCGCCGTGCAGCGCGGCGGCATCACGATCTACGAACCGGCTCAGATCGTGGTGACGCAGGACTACGATCGGAATGTCGACGCCGCCGCGATCTACCGGCTGGCCACGACCGACGTGCGCGATGGCGCGGTGATCCTTTGCCACGAATGGCGCGCCGAGACGCGTGAGCAGCTGCCCGCGATCCTGCAGGAACTCCGCCGGCAGGGCTGCGTGTTCCTGACTTTCAGCGAACTTCGCGCCGCGATGTCGGAGCCGCGGTCATGACCAGGACGGGGCCGCGATTGCTGGCATTCGTCGCGGTGCTGCTCGGGTCGGCGCGCCTCTGGGCGAGCGCACCCGCCGGGATCGAAACCCAACCGGTC contains:
- a CDS encoding polysaccharide deacetylase family protein; the protein is MNVCALLPLCLAVGFAAFVPVAAGAGKRVAFVFDDGPVPTDAGPLLELLGRERIRVTFALVGDRVAEHPETARAIAAAGHEVANHSQTHAHAREIDDAALDREVAAAQQLLTRTTGIAPRWYWPPFLEIDERVRAAVQRGGITIYEPAQIVVTQDYDRNVDAAAIYRLATTDVRDGAVILCHEWRAETREQLPAILQELRRQGCVFLTFSELRAAMSEPRS